A segment of the Streptomyces sp. XD-27 genome:
TGCTGGTCGGCATACCGTCCGTCCGCAAGGGCGGATTCGACGAGCTGCCGTATGTGGGCGCGGACCTCGCGGCCCTCAAGAGCGCGCTGTGCGAGGGACCGGACGCCCTCCTGGCCCCCGACCAGGTGCAGGTGCTGGAGTCCCCCAGCCGCGGCACCTGGTACCGGGAGCTGCAGAACGCGGCGGAGCACGCCGGCGATCTGCTGCTGTGCTACTTCGTCGGCCACGGCTACCGGCACGCGCTGCAGAACGTGCTCTACCTGGTCACGAAGGACGCCGACCTCGACGGTGATCTGAGCGGCACCGCGCTGGCCTGGTCCGATGTGCTGGCCGCCGTGGCCGGGGCCAAGGGCGGGCAGCCCGAGCGGGTCGTGTTCCTCCTCGACTGCTGCTACTCCGGCATGGCCGCCGAGGAGCACGGCGGCGGCGAGGCGGGCCACTACATCCTGGCCTCCACCCCGCGGACCAAGACCCAGCCGTCGAAGGCGGCGCCCGGCGGCCTGAGCTACTTCACCGACGCGGTCGTCACCGCGATGCGGGAGGGCGGCGCGGCGGAGACCGGCGGGCTGACGATGCACGAGCTGTTCAACCGGCTGCGCGCGCAGACGCCGACCTGGCCCACGCCCAACGTCACCGACGAGTGGGGGCCGCGCAACGGCAGCGGCGGGGACGGGCCGGACATCGTCGTCTCCCGCCGTACGGTGCGCGGCGCCGGTGCCGGTTCCAGTTCCAGTTCCGGTTCTGGCGAGAGTTCCGGCGCGGGTGCGGGTGCGGGTGCCGGTGGGGGTGCCGGTTCCGGCGCGGGCGCGGGCGGGCGGGCGAACGCGTCGCCGGGCGCGCGGCCGGCATGGCGGCCCGGAGCCTGGCGCGCGCGGCCGGCACGGTGGCCGAGGTCGTGGCGCGCAGGGTCGGCCCGGCGCCGGCGGACCGTCACCGCGGGCTTACTCGGCCTGGCGCTGCTCGCCGGAGCCCTGGTCCACCAGCTGCGGACCGGCGGCTCGTCGGCCGCCGCCTCGTGCCGACCGCCCCTGGAACTGCGGCTGCTGACCTCCACCGAGAACCGCGCGGCCGTGTCGCGGGCCGTCGCCGAGTACACCGCCTCCGCCGCCAACCGCCGCGCGCTGGACGCCGACGACCACGCCCCGGGCACCTGCCGCCGTACCAACATCACCGTCTACGACGCCGCGTCCGGCGACATCGTGGGCGCCTTCGGGGCCACCCGCACCTGGGCCGGGGCCGAGCAGCCGGGCTCCGGCGGCTGCCGGTCCGCCGACGGGGGCAAGGACGCGCGGAGCGATGGCGACGGCGACGGTGGCGACGGCGGTTCGTACGAGGCGCCCTGCCAGGACCCGCTCCAGGACGTCGGCCCGCAGCCCGACATCGTCTCCGTGGGCTCCAGCGCCGAACTGGGGCGCATCGACGAGCAGATGAGGCGCTCCCCAGGCCCGGCCTCACTCGAGAAGCTGGGACCGGCCGGATTCTCCCCCCTGGTGCTCGCCGTCCCGGCCTCGCTGGAGGACGCGTTGCGCGCGGAAGGCGTCGGCCGCACCGGCAGCACCTGGCAGGAACTGCTGACCGCGCTGCGCGCCGTCGACCGCGACCTGCCGCTGCTGCGCCCGGACCCGGCCTCCTCCGAGACCGGCCTGCTGCACACGATCGGCCTGTACGAGGCGCGGGACGGCGCGCTGCGCGGCGGCGCCGCACGCGATCCGGGCTGGGCGGAGGGCCGGGTGGACAGCCGTCACGTACCGGTGGCGGACGCCGACACCCTCGTCTGCGACCTCGCCACGGGCGCGGGAGGACTGCCCCGGCTCGGCAGGGCCGCCGTCCTGGTCTCCGAGAAGGCCGTGGCCGACTACAACCTCGGCAAGCGACCCCGCTCGACCTGCGACAACAGCAAGCCGCTCGACGACGACGAGCGGCTGCTCGCGTACTACCCCAAGGGCGTGCCCGCGCTCGACCTGCCCTTCGCCGAGGTGCGGTGGAAGGGCACCGGGGACAGCCTCCGGCGCGCCGCGGCCGTTCGCGCGTTCTTCACCTGGGTCATCGGGGAGGGCCAGGACCACTTCCTGGACGGGCTGGTGCGCGGCCACGGCGGCCGTACCCGCGGGCAGGCGTGGGCCGACCCCGAGGCGACCGGCGTGCTGGCCGAAGCCGAGGTGGCGGCCGACGAGCCCGACGGCGCCACCGCCGCCCGCGCGGCCGCCGACTACGCCGCCACCCTCGACCCGGGTCAGGTGCTCTTCCTGGTCGACAACTCCGGTTCCATGGCCGAGGGCGGGAAGCTCGGCACGGTGGACCGGGTGCTGCACCGCGCCCTGACCGCCCTGGGCCCGGAGGACCGTTACGGCATCTGGGCCTACCCGAAGTCCGCCGACGAGCCGGAGGCGGTCCGTACGGTGGTGCGGCCCGGCACCCGGGGCCTGGACCGGGGCGCGGCGCTGGACTGGGTGGAGTCGCTGTCCAGCGCCCGCATGGTCCCGAAGGGAGCCGCCGTCTACGAGGCCCTGGAGGCGGCGGCGCACGAGCTGCGCGGCGCCGAGTCCCCGGTGATCGTGCTGATCACCGACGGCGACAACCGCCCGGCGGGCGACGGGGTCGCCGACGAGATCAACCACTGGCACGAGGTGCGGGAGCGGCAGGCCACCCCGGACGTCCTGGTGGTGTCGGTCCGCCCGTCCGGCTGCGACGAACAGGCCCAGATCGTCACCGGCGGGGCGGACTCCTTCTGCTTCTCCGGGTCCGGGGAGAGCGTGGCCCGGCGCCTCGCGGACAGGCTCGGCGCGTACGTACAAGGAGGGGGCGCGCGATGAAGGGGCGCGTGACGAAGGGACGCGGGATGAGGGGAGCGGTGAGGAGCGCCGCGGGGGCGCTGCTCCTGCTCTGCGCCGCCTGCACCTCGGGCGGCGCGGAGGACGACGGGGCCGTGCCGCCGCCCGAGGGCACCGCGGGAACGGCCGCCACCCGCCACGTCCTGCGGGTGGCGACCGCCTCGGACGTGTCCGTCGGCCCGGTGCGCGAGCGGCTGATCGAGGCATGGGACAAGAGCCGCGACGACTACACGGTGGAGATCGTGAAGCTGCCGGTCGCCGCCGACGGGGTGCGCAGCCAGCTCGTCGCCGCCCTCCAGTCGGGCAGCGCCGACTACGACGTCGTCAACATCGACGTGGCGTGGACGGCGGAGTTCGCGGCGGGCGGTCTCATCCGCCCGCTGGCGGGCGGGCTGCCGGACGACATGTGGCCGCGGGTCGCCGAGACCGCCCGCTACGACGGGAAGACGTGGGCCGTCCCGTTCAACACCGACGCCGGCCTGCTCTATTACCGCACCGACGTCTGGAAGGACCGGAACTGGCGCCCGCCGAGCACCTGGGGCGCGCTGGAGCTGGACGTGATCAACGCGACGACCCCGGACCGCGCCAGGAAGCGCTTCGGACACGGCTACATCACCCAGCTCGGGCCCTACGAGGGCCTGACCGTCAACGCCCAGGAGGCGGTGTGGGCGCGCGGCGGCGAGCTGGTGAACGGCGCGGGAGAGGTGACGGCCGCCAGCGCCGAGGTGCAGAACGGCCTGGCCGACCTGTACCGCCAGTACGAGCAGATCATGCCCAAGGGGCTGGCGCGCACCGCCGACGAGCACGACAGCATGGTCGCGTTCCGCGACGGCAAGGTCCCCTTCATGCGCAACTGGCCGTACGTGTACAACCTGCTCGACGCGCCGGGCTCGAAGGTCCAGGGCCGTTTCGGGGTGGCGCCGCTGCCGGGCCGCGGCGACGGCAAGGCCGGCGTCTCGGTGCTCGGCGGCCAGAACCTCGCCATCACCGCGAACAGCGAGCAGTCGCCCGCCGCACGGGAGCTGCTGGACTATCTGACCCGGCCCGAGCAGCAGCGCTGCCTGCTGGAGTACGGCTTCGCGCCGGTCCTCAAGTCGTCGTACGACCCGTCGAGCACGGCCGCGTGCGCGCTGCCGAGGGAGCCGGGCGGCGGAGGCGGGGAGGAGCAGGGGGCCGGACCCGAGCGCTGGAAGGACGGGCTCCCGCCGTACGCGGCCCCGCTGCGCCGGGCGCTGGAGACGGCGCGCCCGCGCCCGGTGACGCCGTACTACGCGGCGTTCACCGAGCTGGTCCAGACGGAGGTGCACGGCCTGCTGACGGACGGCACGGACCAGGAGACGGTCGCGACGGAACTGTCCCGGCGGCTGCGGCCGGTGATGAAGGGCGGCTGACGCGGCCGGACCGGCCGCCGAGGACCGGGCGCCTCCTTCGGCACCGGGACCGGCGGCGGTGACCGGGGCCGACCTCGGTCGGGGCGGGTGTTGGCGGCGGTGACCGGGGCCGCCCTCCGTCAGGACCGGCGCCGCCGGCGGGGACCAGGGGTCAGGACCCCGTCAGGACCTGCCCTGGCGTGACCGCTCGGCGGCGGCCGCCTGTCGCAGCGCGTGCGTGCGGGCCTTGGCGCGGTTGCCGCACACGGACATCGAGCACCACCGGCGGCTGCGGTTCTTGGACACGTCCCAGAACACCTCCGCGCAGGTGTGCTCGGCGCACCGCTTGAGCCGGGCGGCCTCTCCGGTGGCGATCAGCCGCGCCCAGGCGAGCGCCACCGCGGCCAGCGCCCGCCGGACCGGCGGCAGCCCGGGGCCCGGGGTGTCGGCACCGCCGACCACGGTGACCAGGACCGGCAGCATGCCCAGCGC
Coding sequences within it:
- a CDS encoding vWA domain-containing protein; translated protein: MTGQVPNAAGSRALLVGIPSVRKGGFDELPYVGADLAALKSALCEGPDALLAPDQVQVLESPSRGTWYRELQNAAEHAGDLLLCYFVGHGYRHALQNVLYLVTKDADLDGDLSGTALAWSDVLAAVAGAKGGQPERVVFLLDCCYSGMAAEEHGGGEAGHYILASTPRTKTQPSKAAPGGLSYFTDAVVTAMREGGAAETGGLTMHELFNRLRAQTPTWPTPNVTDEWGPRNGSGGDGPDIVVSRRTVRGAGAGSSSSSGSGESSGAGAGAGAGGGAGSGAGAGGRANASPGARPAWRPGAWRARPARWPRSWRAGSARRRRTVTAGLLGLALLAGALVHQLRTGGSSAAASCRPPLELRLLTSTENRAAVSRAVAEYTASAANRRALDADDHAPGTCRRTNITVYDAASGDIVGAFGATRTWAGAEQPGSGGCRSADGGKDARSDGDGDGGDGGSYEAPCQDPLQDVGPQPDIVSVGSSAELGRIDEQMRRSPGPASLEKLGPAGFSPLVLAVPASLEDALRAEGVGRTGSTWQELLTALRAVDRDLPLLRPDPASSETGLLHTIGLYEARDGALRGGAARDPGWAEGRVDSRHVPVADADTLVCDLATGAGGLPRLGRAAVLVSEKAVADYNLGKRPRSTCDNSKPLDDDERLLAYYPKGVPALDLPFAEVRWKGTGDSLRRAAAVRAFFTWVIGEGQDHFLDGLVRGHGGRTRGQAWADPEATGVLAEAEVAADEPDGATAARAAADYAATLDPGQVLFLVDNSGSMAEGGKLGTVDRVLHRALTALGPEDRYGIWAYPKSADEPEAVRTVVRPGTRGLDRGAALDWVESLSSARMVPKGAAVYEALEAAAHELRGAESPVIVLITDGDNRPAGDGVADEINHWHEVRERQATPDVLVVSVRPSGCDEQAQIVTGGADSFCFSGSGESVARRLADRLGAYVQGGGAR
- a CDS encoding extracellular solute-binding protein, which produces MRSAAGALLLLCAACTSGGAEDDGAVPPPEGTAGTAATRHVLRVATASDVSVGPVRERLIEAWDKSRDDYTVEIVKLPVAADGVRSQLVAALQSGSADYDVVNIDVAWTAEFAAGGLIRPLAGGLPDDMWPRVAETARYDGKTWAVPFNTDAGLLYYRTDVWKDRNWRPPSTWGALELDVINATTPDRARKRFGHGYITQLGPYEGLTVNAQEAVWARGGELVNGAGEVTAASAEVQNGLADLYRQYEQIMPKGLARTADEHDSMVAFRDGKVPFMRNWPYVYNLLDAPGSKVQGRFGVAPLPGRGDGKAGVSVLGGQNLAITANSEQSPAARELLDYLTRPEQQRCLLEYGFAPVLKSSYDPSSTAACALPREPGGGGGEEQGAGPERWKDGLPPYAAPLRRALETARPRPVTPYYAAFTELVQTEVHGLLTDGTDQETVATELSRRLRPVMKGG
- a CDS encoding CGNR zinc finger domain-containing protein yields the protein MLQAPASAQLIEAFANTLDVDAGTDALASPAGLATWLLDQGLFDRARRVTAEDHALALRLRAGLREVLGTHVGDLPDPALVAAADEALGMLPVLVTVVGGADTPGPGLPPVRRALAAVALAWARLIATGEAARLKRCAEHTCAEVFWDVSKNRSRRWCSMSVCGNRAKARTHALRQAAAAERSRQGRS